In the genome of Capsicum annuum cultivar UCD-10X-F1 unplaced genomic scaffold, UCD10Xv1.1 ctg80520, whole genome shotgun sequence, one region contains:
- the LOC124895188 gene encoding NAC domain-containing protein 78-like, protein MPSCKSKQGFRFHPIDEELMKYLNNFVLHGIFPPRDFINVADLFEDSEPWEIMVGSAEKTRYFLSRLKRLKNSTKKQSQRSDPIRDGSKKNITIGYKSSLKYVNDIEKDAKLLMKEYLLPDHEYKKSSKDKDIYVICKIKEVKKRIKGLDGGRS, encoded by the coding sequence aTGCCTTCATGCAAATCAAAGCAAGGTTTTCGATTCCACCCCATCGATGAAGAGTTGATGAAGTATCTCAACAATTTTGTGCTCCACGGAATTTTTCCACCTAGAGATTTTATTAATGTAGCAGATCTATTTGAAGACTCGGAGCCATGGGAGATTATGGTGGGTTCGGCGGAGAAAACACGCTACTTTCTTTCGCGCTTGAAGAGATTGAAGAATTCAACCAAAAAGCAAAGCCAAAGAAGTGATCCAATTAGAGATGGATCAAAAAAGAATATCACAATTGGATATAAGAGTAGTTTAAAGTATGTAAATGATATAGAAAAAGATGCTAAGTTGCTCATGAAAGAATATTTATTGCCGGATCATGAGTACAAGAAAAGTAGCAAAGACAAGGATATATACGTCATCTGCAAAATCAAAGAggtgaaaaaaagaataaaggggTTAGATGGAGGAAGAAGTTGA